The window TGCCGTGCAGCTGCGGGTCCGTCGTGGCTGGTCGCGCCGTTCCCCGCGCCCCTACGGGGCACGCCCCGCCCACGCTCGTACGACCCGGACCCACTACACCGCGAGGCACACCGAATGAACTGGGACGACACGACCGACGACGCCACCGCCGAGCGGCTCGTCGGCGCGTCCGCCGACCATGAGGAGCAGGCCGTCGAGGCCGCCCTGCGCCCCAAGGACCTCGACGAGTTCATCGGCCAGGAAAAGGTCAGGGAACAGCTCGACCTCGTCCTGCGTGCCGCACGAGCGCGTGGCGCCACCGCCGACCACGTGCTGCTCTCCGGAGCCCCCGGCCTGGGCAAGACCACCCTCTCGATGATCATCGCCGCCGAGATGGAGGCCCCGATCCGCATCACCAGCGGCCCCGCCATCCAGCACGCGGGCGACCTCGCGGCGATCCTCTCCTCCCTCCAGGAGGGCGAGGTCCTCTTCCTCGACGAGATCCACCGCATGTCGAGGCCCGCCGAGGAGATGCTGTACATGGCGATGGAGGACTTCCGCGTCGACGTCATCGTCGGCAAGGGGCCCGGCGCCACCGCCATCCCGCTCGAGCTGCCGCCCTTCACGCTCGTCGGCGCCACCACGCGCGCGGGCCTGCTGCCGCCACCGCTGCGCGACCGCTTCGGCTTCACCGCCCACATGGAGTTCTACGAGCCGGCCGAGCTGGAGCGCGTCATCCACCGCTCCGCGCACCTGCTCGACGTGGAGATCGGCACGGAGGGCGCCGCCGAGATCGCCGGCCGCTCCCGGGGCACGCCCCGTATCGCCAACCGCCTGCTGCGCCGGGTCCGCGACTACGCCCAGGTGAAGGCCGACGGCGTCATCACCCGGGACATCGCCGAGGCCGCCCTCGCCGTGTACGAGGTGGACAGCCGCGGCCTCGACCGCCTCGACCGAGGCGTCCTCGAAGCCCTTCTGAAGCTCTTCGGCGGCGGCCCCGTCGGTCTCTCCACGCTCGCCGTGGCCGTCGGGGAGGAGCGGGAGACCGTCGAGGAGGTCGCCGAGCCCTTCCTCGTCCGCGAGGGACTGCTGGCCCGTACGCCCCGCGGACGCGTGGCGACACCGGCGGCATGGGCGCATCTCGGCCTCACGCCACCCCGGTCGTCAACCGGTGGAATCGGACAAGGGGACCTGTTCGGGGCGTGACGGCGAGGGGGCTCGCGAGGTCAGGAACCACGGTGCGATGCTGAGCGTTGTTCCTTGACGGCGGACTCGCTTAGACTCCGCCGATGCCGCCCTTGTCGACGGCGCACATACCCCCATCCATCAGGCCGCTCACCATCGCGGTCGAATGAAGGAAGTTCCGTCCCGTGAGTCTCGTGACCCTCCTCCCGTTCATCGTGCTCATCGGGGCCATGTTCCTGATGACCCGGTCGGCCAAGAAGAAGCAGAATGCGGCTGCGCAGATGCGCAACGACATGCAGCCCGGCTCCGGAGTCCGCACGATCGGTGGCATGTACGCAACGGTGAAGGAGGTCAACGAGGACACGGTCCTCCTTGACGCAGGCCCGGGCGTCGACCTGCTCTTCGCGAAGAACGCGATCGGCGCGGTCCTGAGCGACGACGAGTACAACCGTCTCGTTCACGGCATCGAGCACGACCTGAAGGACGACGAGTCGGTCGTTCCGGACGACGCCTCCTCCCTCACCGAGACCGACGAGCCCGCCGACGCTTCCGACGACAAGCCCATCGACCTCGGCAAGAAGGACACGGACGACGAGTCCGACGTCGCGGAGCCGAAGAAGGCCGACGGCGCAGACCTGAAGAAGTCCGACGGCGAGTCCGACGCGAAGTAGTCATGACCGGGGACCGCGGAGTGCGCCGCTCGCGCGCCGTGGTCCCGGGTCGTAGGGCTTCGCGCGGATCCTCGACACCATTTCATGCCCGTCCGCGAAGGTACTGAGAGACCGGGCGGACGAAGAGGGAGAACGAGAAGGTGGCAGCACCTAAGAAGGGCCGAAAGCAGGGCGCCCAGGGCAGGCCGGGGCGCACCTTGGTCCTGATCCTGATCGCCATCGTGGCGCTCACCGGTGGAATGTTCGCCTCCGGGCACACGAAGCCGCGCCTCGGCATCGACCTCGCCGGGGGTACGAGCATCACGCTCGAGGCGAAGGAAGAGCCCGGTCAGAAGGGCGCGATCAACAAGACCAACATGGACACCGCGGTCGACATCATGAACCGCCGTGTCAACGGTCTGGGTGTCTCCGAGGCGGAGGTCCAGACCCAGGGCGATCGCAACATCATCGTCAACATTCCCAAGGGCACGAACTCCAAGCAGGCCCGGGAACAGGTCGGCACCACCGCCAAGCTCTACTTCCGTCCCGTCCTGACCACCGAGGTCTCCGGCGGGGACCCCGCCGCCAGCCCCTCGCCGAGCGCCTCCGGCAGCCCCTCCGGCAGCCCTTCCGCGGGCTCGGACAAGGACGGTGACAAGGCGGGCGACAAGGCCACTTCGTCCTCGTCGCCCGCCGCCACCCCCTCGTCCACCTCACAGGGCCGGGCGGTCACGGACGCGCTGAAGGCCGACCCCACCCCCTCGGGAAGCGGTTCCGCCGCCGCCTCCAGCCCGCCCGCCTCGCCGCCCGCGGAGGCCGACCCGGCGACCGCCAAGCTCCAGGCGCAGTACACCGCGCTGGACTGCACCAAGAGGACGGTCCGCGCGAAGGCCGGTGACGGCGTCAAGGCCGAGGAACCGACCGTGGCCTGCGGTCAGAACGCCCAGGGTCAGTGGCAGAAGTACATTCTCGGCCCGGCCGAGGTCGAGGGCACCGACGTCGACAAGGCCGCGGCCCTGTTCGACTCGCAGGGCGGCGCGGGCTGGAAGGTCACCATGGACTTCACGTCCAAGGGAGCCGACAAGTTCGCGAGCATCACCGGCAAGCTGGCGAAGAACCAGTCCCCGCAGAACCAGTTCGCCATCGTCCTCGACGGTGAGGTCGTCTCCGACCCGTACGTCAGCCAGGCGCTGACCGGCGGCAACGCGGAGATCTCCGGCAGCTTCAACCAGCAGGAGGCCGAGGACCTGGCCAACATGCTGTCGTACGGCGCGCTGCCGCTCACCTTCCAGGAGGCGAGTGTCACCACCGTGGACGCCGCGCTCGGTGGCGAGCAGCTGGAGGCCGGTCTGATCGCCGGTGCCATCGGTCTGGCCCTGGTCATCATCTACCTGGTGGTCTACTACCGGGGTCTGTCGCTGGTGGCCATCGCCTCGCTGCTGGTCTCCGCGGCCATGACCTACGTGATCATGTCGCTGCTCGGCCCGACCATCGGCTTCGCGCTGAACCTCCCGGCGGTCTGCGGCGCCATCGTGGCCATCGGCATCACGGCGGACTCGTTCATCGTGTTCTTCGAACGTATCCGTGACGAGATCCGCGAAGGCCGCTCGCTGCGGCCCGCGGTCGAGCGGGGCTGGCCGCGCGCCCGGCGCACCATCCTGGTCTCGGACTTCGTGTCGTTCCTCGCCGCCGCGGTGCTCTTCGTCGTCACGGTCGGCAAGGTGCAGGGCTTCGCCTTCACGCTGGGTCTGACCACCCTGCTTGACGTGGTCGTCGTCTTCTTCTTCACCAAGCCGCTGATGACGATTCTCTCCCGCAAGAAGTTCTTCGCGGAGGGCCACAGCTGGTCCGGCCTCGACCCGAAGCGACTGGGCGTCCAGCCGCCGCTGCGCCGCACCCGTCGCGTGTCCGCCCCCGTCGACACGAAGGAGGCGTGAGATGTCGAAACTCGGCACCCTCGGCGCCCGGCTCCACCGAGGCGAGATCGGCTACGACTTCGTCGGCAAGCGCATGATCTGGTACGGCGTCTCGATCCTGATCACCATCACGGCCATCGTCGGTCTGGCGGTGCGCGGCCTGAACATGGGCATCGAGTTCCAGGGTGGAGCCGTCTTCACCACCGAGCGGATCAGTGTCTCGGCGAGCCAGGCCGAGAAGTACGCGGAAGACGCCGCCGGACACGACGCGATCGTGCAGAAGCTCGGCACGGGCGGTCTGCGCATCCAGATCGCCAGCATCGACACCGCCAAGTCGGACCAGATCAAGGAAGTACTCGCCAAGGACCTGAACGTCGACGCGGAGAAGATCAGCGCCGACCTGGTCGGCCCCAGCTGGGGGGACCAGGTCGCCGCGAAGGCCTGGCAGGGCCTGGCGATCTTCATGGTCCTCGTGGTGATCTATCTGGCGATCGCCTTCGAGTGGCGCATGGCCGTGGCCGCGCTGGTGGCGCTCATCCACGACATCACCATCACGGTCGGCATCTACGCCCTGGTCGGCTTCGAAGTGACACCGGGCACCGTGATCGGTCTGCTCACGATCCTCGGTTACTCGCTGTACGACACAGTGGTCGTCTTCGACAGCCTCAAGGAACAGACGAAGGACATCACCAAACAGACCCGCTGGACCTACAGCGAGATCGCCGACCGCTCGATCAACGGCACCCTGGTGCGGTCGATCAACACCACGGTCGTCGCGCTCCTCCCGGTGGCCGGCCTGCTCTTCATCGGCGGCGGTGTCCTCGGCGCGGGCATGCTCAACGACATCTCGCTGTCGCTGTTCGTCGGCCTCGCGGCCGGTGCGTACTCCTCGATCTTCATCGCCACGCCGCTCGTCGCCGACCTCAAGGAGCGCGAGCCGCAGATAAAGGCACTCAGGAAGCGCGTACTGGCCAAGCGGTCCGCCGCCGCGGCGAAGGGCGAGTCCCTGGAGGCCCCGGTCGCCGCCCAGGTGTACGACGACGAGGAGCCGGAGGACGCGACCCCCGCCGTCGTCGGACCCCGCGGGCAGCGCGCTCAGCCGTCGGCCCGGGGCAGGGGCCGTGGCCGCCCCTCGGGGAAGCGCCGATGACCGGCATCCAGGAGCTGCTGCTCAGCCGCATCCGTGACGTACCCGATTACCCGGAGCCGGGCGTGATGTTCAAGGACATCACGCCGCTCCTGGCGGACCCGGCGGCGTTCACGGCGCTCACCGACGCGCTGGCCGAGCTCAGTGTCCGCAGCGGCGCCACGAAGATCGTCGGCCTGGAGGCCCGCGGCTTCATCCTGGGCGCGCCCGTCGCGGTCCGCGCGGGCCTCGGCTTCATCCCCGTACGCAAGGCGGGCAAGCTCCCCGGAGCGACCCTCGGCCAGGCGTACGACCTGGAGTACGGCTCCGCCGAGATCGAGGTGCACGCCGAGGACCTGAGCGCGAGCGATCGTGTCATGGTCATCGACGACGTCCTCGCCACCGGTGGCACCGCGGAGGCGTCGCTCCGGCTGATCCGCCGGGCGGGCGCCGAGGTCGCGGGTGTCGCCGTGCTCATGGAGCTCGGGTTCCTGGGCGGCCGTGCCCGTCTGGAGACGGCCCTGGACGGCGCTCCCCTGGAGGCGCTGCTCACGATCTGAGCGACCCGCGGACCCGGACGGCACCTGGTCCGGCACCGCTCAGAACCCGTACGACACCGCGCAGGCGGGCTCCGGAGGAATCCGGGGCCCGCCTCTCGCGTTTCTCCCATGGAAGGCCGTCCCACCGGCCGAAGGCGAGTCCGGAGCCCAGGATCGCTACCATGGGGTTTCCGGAGCCTGACCGGGGACCCGGATCGCGCACGAGGAGCCCTCTTGCCAGACGAGGCCCAGCCACTCGCCCCCAGGGCTGAACGCATGGGGGTACCCCCAGCCGCCGCCAAGCCCGACCCGTCCGCGGCGACCGCGGGCACGCCCGCGCCGCCCGCGAAGAGCGGGTCGGCCGACGCCAGGGCGGCCGAGCAGTCGCGCCCCGAGCCGGCGGCCTCCGAGCGTCAGGCCCCCGCGCCCGCCGCCCGGCCCGCGACCGGCCAGCCCGCGCGCTCCGGTGGCTCCTCCAACCGGGTGCGTGCCCGGCTCGCCCGTCTCGGCGTGCAGCGGTCCAATCCGTACAACCCGGTCCTGGAGCCGCTGCTGCGGATAGTGCGCAGCAACGACCCGAAGATCGAGACGTCCACGCTCCGCCAGGTCGAGCGCGCCTACCAGGTGGCCGAGCGCTGGCACCGCGGCCAGAAGCGCAAGAGCGGCGACCCGTACATCACGCATCCCCTCGCCGTGACGACGATCCTCGCCGAGCTGGGCATGGACCCGGCCACGCTGATGGCGGGGCTCCTGCACGACACGGTCGAGGACACGGAGTACGGCCTCGACACCCTGCGCAAGGACTTCGGCGACCAGGTCGCGCTGCTCGTCGACGGCGTCACCAAGCTCGACAAGGTCAAGTTCGGCGAGGCCGCACAGGCCGAGACCGTCCGCAAGATGGTCGTCGCCATGGCCAAGGACCCGCGCGTCCTGGTCATCAAGCTCGCCGACCGCCTGCACAACATGCGCACCATGCGGTATCTCAAGCGCGAGAAGCAGGAGAAGAAGGCGCGCGAGACCCTGGAGATCTACGCGCCGCTCGCCCACCGCCTGGGCATGAACACCATCAAGTGGGAGCTGGAGGACCTCGCCTTCGCGATCCTCTACCCCAAGATGTACGACGAGATCGTGCGTCTGGTCGCCGAGCGCGCCCCCAAGCGCGACGAGTACCTCGCCATAGTGACCGACGAGGTCCAGTCCGACCTGCGCGCGGCCCGTATCAAGGCGACCGTCACCGGCCGCCCGAAGCACTACTACAGCGTCTACCAGAAGATGATCGTCCGCGGCCGTGACTTCGCGGAGATCTACGACCTGGTGGGCATCCGCGTCCTTGTCGACACGGTTCGCGACTGCTACGCGGCACTGGGCACCGTCCACGCCCGCTGGAACCCGGTTCCGGGGCGGTTCAAGGACTACATCGCGATGCCCAAGTTCAACATGTACCAGTCGCTGCACACGACGGTCATCGGCCCCAACGGCAAGCCGGTCGAACTCCAGATCCGTACGTTCGACATGCACCGTCGCGCCGAGTACGGCATCGCGGCCCACTGGAAGTACAAGCAGGAGGCCGTCGCCGGCGCCTCCAAGGTGCGCTCCGACCAGCCGAGGACCACCGGCAAGGACGACCACCTCAACGACATGGCGTGGCTGCGCCAGCTCCTCGACTGGCAGAAGGAGACCGAGGACCCGGGCGAGTTCCTGGAGTCCCTGCGCTTCGACCTGTCGCGCAACGAGGTCTTCGTCTTCACGCCGAAGGGCGACGTGATAGCGCTGCCGGCCGGCGCCACGCCCGTGGACTTCTCCTACGCGGTGCACACGGAGGTGGGCCACCGCACCATAGGAGCACGCGTCAACGGACGCCTCGTACCGCTCGAGTCCACCCTCGACAACGGCGACCTGGTGGAGGTCTTCACCTCCAAGGCGGCCGGCGCCGGACCGTCCCGGGACTGGCTGGGCTTCGTCAAGTCGCCCCGCGCCCGCAACAAGATCCGCGCCTGGTTCTCCAAGGAGCGCCGCGACGAGGCGATCGAGCAGGGCAAGGACTCCATCGCGCGAGCCATGCGCAAGCAGAACCTGCCGATCCAGCGCATCCTCACCGGTGACTCGCTGGTCACGCTCGCGCACGAGATGCGCTACCCCGACATCTCGTCCCTGTACGCGGCGATCGGCGAGGGCCACGTGGCCGCGCAGGGCGTCGTGCAGAAGCTCGTCCAGGCGCTCGGCGGTGAGGAGGCCGCCACCGAGGAGATCGACGAGAGCATTCCGCCCGCGCGCGGCCGCAAGCGCCGCTCCAACGCCGACCCGGGTGTCGTCGTCAAGGGCGTCGACGACGTGTGGGTCAAGCTGGCCCGCTGTTGTACGCCCGTCCCCGGAGACCCGATCATGGGCTTCGTCACGCGCGGCAGTGGGGTGTCGGTGCACCGCACCGACTGCGTCAACGTCGACTCGCTGTCCCGCGAGCCGGAGCGCATCCTCGAGGTCGAGTGGGCCCCCACCCAGTCGTCCGTCTTCCTGGTCGCCATCCAGGTCGAGGCCCTCGACCGCTCCCGGCTCCTGTCGGACGTCACGAGGATCCTGTCCGACCAGCACGTGAACATCCTGTCGGCGGCCGTCCAGACGTCCCGCGACCGGGTGGCCACCTCCCGCTTCACCTTCGAGATGGGCGACCCGAAGCACCTGGGACACGTCCTGAAGGCGGTCAGGGGAGTGGAGGGCGTCTACGACGTGTACCGGGTGACGTCGGCGCGCAGGCCCTCCGAGGCCTGAGACCCGCGGCCCGGCATGGGGCCACCGGCACGAAGGAGGGGCCCCGTACGGTGCGTACGGGGCCCCTCCTTCGTGCTGTCGCGGAACTCAGCCGCCGAACTCGTGCAGACCCTTCAGGGCCTGGTCGAGCAGCGCCTGGCGGCCGTCGAGCTCCCGCTGGAGCTTGTCGGCCTTCGCGTTGTTGCCCGCGGAGCGCGCGGTCTCGATCTGGCCCTGGAGCTTGTCCACGGCGGCCTGGAGCTGGCCCGTCAGACCCTCGGCACGCGCGCGTGCCTCCGGGTTCGTCCGGCGCCACTCGGTCTCCTCGGTATCCTGGAGAGCCCGCTCCACCGCGTGCATCCGCCCCTCGACCTTCGGGCGGGCGTCGCGCGGCACGTGGCCGATGGCCTCCCACCGCTCGTTGAGCGAACGAAAGGCGGCCCTGGCCGCCTTGAGGTCCTGCACCGGGACGAGCTTCTCGGCCTCCTCGGCCAGCTCCTCCTTGAGCTTCAGGTTCTCCGTCTGCTCCGCGTCCCGCTCGGCGAAGACCGAGCTGCGGGCCGCGAAGAACACGTCCTGGGCGCCGCGGAAGCGGTTCCACAGGTCGTCCTCGTGCTCGCGCTGGGCACGGCCCGCGGCCTTCCAGTCCGCCATCAGCTCGCGGTAGCGGGCCGCCGTCGGGCCCCAGTCGCTCGATCCGGAGAGCGACTCGGCCTCCGCGACCAGCTTCTCCTTGGTCTTGCGGGCCTCCTCGCGCTGCGCGTCCAGGGACGCGAAGTGCGCCTTGCGGCGCTTGGAGAACGCCGAGCGCGCGTGCGAGAAGCGGTGCCACAGCTCGTCGTCGGACTTCCGGTCGAGCCGCGGCAGACCCTTCCAGGTGTCCACCAGCGCGCGCAGCCGCTCACCGGCGGACCGCCACTGGTCGGACTGGGCGAGCTCCTCGGCCTCGGTGACCAGGGCCTCCTTGGAGTGCCTGGCCTCGTCGGACTGCTTCGCCCGTTGTGCCTTGCGCTCCTCACGGCGTGCGTCGACCGTCTCGACGAGCTTGTCCAACCGCTTGCGCAGCGCGTCCAGATCCCCGACCGCGTGGTGGGCGTCCACCTGCTCGCGGATGTGACCGATGGCGATCTGGGCGTCCTTCGACGACAGGTCGGTGGTCTTCACCCGCCGCTCGAGGAGGCCGATCTCCACGACCAGGCCCTCGTACTTGCGCTCGAAGTAGGCCAGTGCCTCGTCGGGAGTCCCGGCCTGCCAGGAACCGACGACCTGCTCGCCGTCGGCCGTACGCACGTACACGGTCCCCGTCTCGTCGACGCGGCCCCACGGGTCGCTGCTCACAGCGCCTCCTCCACATGATGCCTGCGTGGGGCTGCTTCGCCCCCGGCATCGTCCACAGTTTCGTCACGGCCAACATAGGCGACCGGCGGGGCGGCTGTCCGCATCCCGCGCGACCGAAATTTCGCTGCTGGAGGTCAGGATTTCGTCACGGTGGCCTTGTCGATCACGACCGTCGCGTTGGGTGCTCCGTCGCCCTGGCCAGTGCTCTCGCCGGCCCCGGCGATTTTCTTCATCACCTTCATGCCCGATTCGGAAATAGTCCCGAACGGTGTGTAGTTGGCCGGCAACTGGCTGTCCTGGTACACGAGGAAGAACTGGCTGCCGCCGCTGTTGCGGCCTTGCTTCGTCTCCGCGTTGTACTGGTTGGCCATCGCCACCGTGCCCGCCGGATACACCTGGCCCTTGAGGCGCTTGTCCTTGAGGTTCTCGTCCGGAATCGTGTAGCCGGGGCCGCCCATGCCGGTGCCCTTCGGGTCACCGCACTGGAGCACGTAGATGCCGTTCGTGGTGAGCCGGTGGCACTTGGTGTGGTCCAGGTAGCCCTTGCCCACCAGGAAGTTGAACGAGTTCACCGTGTGCGGGGCCTTCGAGGCCGGCATGTCGATGTCTATTGCGCCGCAGGTCGTCTGCAGCTTCATCGTGTAGTCCGCCGACTTGTCGATGGTCATCGCCGGCTCCTTCTTGTAGCTCAGCGACTTCACCTTGCCCTTGGCGGCCTTGTCGCAGGGGTCCGGCGCCTTGCTGGGCGCGGAAGGGCTCGGGGTGGCCTCCGCGGCCGCGTCGGACTTGTTGTCGTCCTGCTTGAAGACCCCGGTCGCGTACGACACCACGCTGCCCACGACGACCACGCCGAGGACGGACGCGATCACCGTGTTACGAGCGTGTGCCTTGCGCCGAGCGGACGTGCGCCGCTGCTGCTGCCGCAAGAACTTCTCCCGGGCGAGCTGACGCCGCCGCTGTTCCTGGGTGACCACCGGGTTATCTCCTCATGCGTCTCGTACGTCAGGTGGGACGCGTGCGTCTTGTGAGCCGACCGCCTGCGTGTGCCCCGTACCGTATATGGGTTCGCTGTGGTTCCGGCAGCGCCGGTAGGCTCTGATCCACAGCGATGCCATTCCCCGTACGACATACCGAAGGACGAACGTGCTCATTGCCGGGTTCCCCGCCGGGGCCTGGGGCACCAACTGTTACTTGGTCGCCCCCGCCGCGGGTGAGGAGTGCGTGATCATCGACCCGGGCCACCAGGCCGCCCAGGGCGTCGAGGAAGCACTCCAGAAGCATCGGCTCAAGCCCGTCGCCGTCGTCCTCACCCATGGCCACCTCGACCATGTCGCCTCGGTCGTCCCGGTGTGCGGCGCGCACGACGTACCGGCGTGGATCCACCCCGAGGACCGGTACATGATGAGCGACCCGGAGCGGGCGCTCGGCCGCTCGATCGGGATGCCGCTGATGGGTGAGATCACGGTCGGCGAACCGGACGACGTGTTGGAGCTGACGGACGGCGCCGCGCTGAAGCTGGCCGGACTCGACTTCTCGGTCGCGCACGCGCCCGGCCATACGAAGGGGTCGGTGACGTTCCGGATGCCCGAGAACACGGAGATCCCGTCCGTCTTCTTCTCCGGGGATCTGCTCTTCGCCGGCTCCATCGGACGCACCGACCTGCCCGGCGGTGACATGGACGAGATGCTCGGCTCGCTGGCCCGTGTGTGCCTGCCGCTCGACGACTCGACCGTGGTGCTGTCCGGCCACGGCCCCCAGACGACCATCGGCCAGGAGCGCGCCACCAACCCGTACTTGCGGCAGGTGGCGGCGGCCGGCCCGGGAGCGGACCCTTCCTCCGCTCCTCGACGAGGAATGTGACGAGAGACTTCCGTTGAGTACTTTCAAGGCCCCCAAGGGCACGTACGACCTGATTCCGCCGGACAGCGCGAAGTACCTCGCGGTGCGTGACGCGATCGCCGCCCCGCTGCGGAACTCGGGCTACGGATACATCGAGACGCCCGGTTTCGAGAGCGTCGAGCTGTTCGCGCGCGGCGTCGGTGAGTCCACCGACATCGTGACCAAGGAGATGTACGCCTTCGAGACCAAGGGCGGCGACAGGCTGGCGCTGCGCCCCGAGGGCACGGCGTCCGTGCTGCGGGCCGCCCTGGAGGCCAACCTCCACAAGGCGGGCAACCTCCCCGTCAAGCTCTGGTACTCGGGCTCCTACTACCGCTACGAGCGCCCCCAGAAGGGCCGGTACAGGCACTTCTCCCAGGTCGGCGCCGAGGCGATCGGTGCCGAGGACCCGGCCCTGGACGCCGAGTTGATCATCCTGGCCGACCAGGCGTACCGCTCACTGGGGCTGCGGGACTTCCGGATCCTCCTCAACTCGCTCGGCGACCAGGAGTGCCGTCCCGTCTACCGGGCCGCGCTCCAGGACTTCCTGCGGGGTCTGGACCTGGACGAGGAGACCCTGCGCCGCGCCGACATCAACCCTCTGCGGGTCCTTGACGACAAGCGGGACGACGTCCAGAAGCAGCTCGTGGGCGCCCCGCTCCTGCGGGACTACCTCTGTGACGCGTGCAAGGCGTACCACGAGGAGGTGCGCGAGCTGATCACGGCCGCGGGCGTCTCCTTCGAGGACGACGCGAAGCTGGTCCGCGGGCTGGACTACTACACCCGCACCACCTTCGAGTTCGTGCACGACGGTCTGGGATCGCAGTCCGCGGTGGGCGGTGGCGGACGGTACGACGGTCTGTCCGAGATGATCGGCGGCCCCGCCCTGCCGTCCGTCGGCTGGGCCCTGGGTGTCGACCGTACGGTTCTCGCGCTCGAGGCCGAGGGTGTGACGCTCGAACTGCCCGCGTCCACCAGCGTGTTCGCGGTGCCGCTCGGGGACGAGGCGCGGCGTGTGCTGTTCGGTGTGGTGAGCGAGCTGCGCAGGAACGGGGTCGCGGCGGACTTCTCGTACGGCGCGAAGGGGCTCAAGGGAGCCATGAAGAACGCCAACCGCAGTGGCGCCCGCTACACGGTCGTCGCCGGTGAGCGTGACCTCGCCGAGGGCGTCGTGCAGCTGAAGGACATGGAGTCGGGCGAGCAGGTGGCGGTCGGCGTCAACGAGATCGTGGCCGAGCTGGAGTCCCGGCTGAGCTGAGGCGGAGGCCGGGACCGGGGGCCGGGGTTCGCCCGTCACCCTTCCCCTTCCCTTTCCTGTTCGGGGGCTCCGCCCCGAACAGGCGTCCTCACGCCTCGGACGGGCTCGAAGGCCGAGCCCGTCCGAGGCGTGAGAACTCACTCCAGCAGGCCGAACCTCGTGGCGCTGGTCGCGGCCGCCGTGCGGTCGTCCACCCCCGGCTTGCCGAAGGCCCGCAGCAGATGGCTCTTCACCGTCGACTCGCCGATTCGCCGACCCTCCTGCCCCGTGAGCCGCAGATAGATCCGGCTGCCCGTCTTCTCCCGCGGGCCCACCGGGCCGATGACCTCCGCCCGATCGCGCGGCTTCGGGTGGTAGCGCGCGACATGCCGCACGGTCTCGCCCACCGTCAACTCCGCGGGTGCCGATTCGTCCTGCCGGACGATGCCGACGCGTGAGCGCCACGCGCGCGTGCCCGTCGCCGGGTCCGAACCCAGGACCGAGACGTCACCCGCGTCCCTGGAGCGGTTGCCCTGCAGGAGCTCCACGGTGGTGCTCCTGCCCGCGCCGTGGGGTCCGAGCAGGCCGAAGACCTCGCCCCGCCGGATCGGGAGATCGATGCCGTCGACCGCGGTGACGTCCCCGTACCGCTTGCGCCAGCCCCCGTACGTCCACAGCGGGTTCGTTCGCGTGTGCTGTCATGCCGACGAGCGTCCCGCCGGAGCGGGCCTTCCGGGGCGACCGCACGTACTTCCTTATGTCCATCGAACGGTGGACACACGCGCGTGTGCGGCACAATGACCCTGCCCGGATGGTCCTCTCGAGCTACGGAAACGGCGTGATGAGCAAGACGACAGTCAGGGAAGGCGCCTCCACCCACCAGGTGGCCGCCACAGCCCCACGCACCGTGGGCGGCGGTCGTGCCCTCGCCCTTCTGCTGGTGATCACGGGCGCGGCCGGACTGCTGGCCTCCTGGGTCATCACCATCGACAAGTTCAAGCTGCTGGAGGACCCGAACTTCACGCCGGGCTGCAGCCTGAACCCGGTCGTCTCCTGCGGCAACATCATGAAGAGCGACCAGGCCTCCGTCTTCGGGTTCCCCAACCCGATGATGGGCCTCGTCGCCTACGGCATCGTGATCGGTGTCGGCATGAGCCTGCTCGGCCGGGCCACCTTCCCGCGCTGGTACTGGCTGACCTTCAACGCGGGCACGCTGTTCGGCGTC of the Streptomyces aurantiacus genome contains:
- the secD gene encoding protein translocase subunit SecD — translated: MAAPKKGRKQGAQGRPGRTLVLILIAIVALTGGMFASGHTKPRLGIDLAGGTSITLEAKEEPGQKGAINKTNMDTAVDIMNRRVNGLGVSEAEVQTQGDRNIIVNIPKGTNSKQAREQVGTTAKLYFRPVLTTEVSGGDPAASPSPSASGSPSGSPSAGSDKDGDKAGDKATSSSSPAATPSSTSQGRAVTDALKADPTPSGSGSAAASSPPASPPAEADPATAKLQAQYTALDCTKRTVRAKAGDGVKAEEPTVACGQNAQGQWQKYILGPAEVEGTDVDKAAALFDSQGGAGWKVTMDFTSKGADKFASITGKLAKNQSPQNQFAIVLDGEVVSDPYVSQALTGGNAEISGSFNQQEAEDLANMLSYGALPLTFQEASVTTVDAALGGEQLEAGLIAGAIGLALVIIYLVVYYRGLSLVAIASLLVSAAMTYVIMSLLGPTIGFALNLPAVCGAIVAIGITADSFIVFFERIRDEIREGRSLRPAVERGWPRARRTILVSDFVSFLAAAVLFVVTVGKVQGFAFTLGLTTLLDVVVVFFFTKPLMTILSRKKFFAEGHSWSGLDPKRLGVQPPLRRTRRVSAPVDTKEA
- the ruvB gene encoding Holliday junction branch migration DNA helicase RuvB; the protein is MNWDDTTDDATAERLVGASADHEEQAVEAALRPKDLDEFIGQEKVREQLDLVLRAARARGATADHVLLSGAPGLGKTTLSMIIAAEMEAPIRITSGPAIQHAGDLAAILSSLQEGEVLFLDEIHRMSRPAEEMLYMAMEDFRVDVIVGKGPGATAIPLELPPFTLVGATTRAGLLPPPLRDRFGFTAHMEFYEPAELERVIHRSAHLLDVEIGTEGAAEIAGRSRGTPRIANRLLRRVRDYAQVKADGVITRDIAEAALAVYEVDSRGLDRLDRGVLEALLKLFGGGPVGLSTLAVAVGEERETVEEVAEPFLVREGLLARTPRGRVATPAAWAHLGLTPPRSSTGGIGQGDLFGA
- the secF gene encoding protein translocase subunit SecF; protein product: MSKLGTLGARLHRGEIGYDFVGKRMIWYGVSILITITAIVGLAVRGLNMGIEFQGGAVFTTERISVSASQAEKYAEDAAGHDAIVQKLGTGGLRIQIASIDTAKSDQIKEVLAKDLNVDAEKISADLVGPSWGDQVAAKAWQGLAIFMVLVVIYLAIAFEWRMAVAALVALIHDITITVGIYALVGFEVTPGTVIGLLTILGYSLYDTVVVFDSLKEQTKDITKQTRWTYSEIADRSINGTLVRSINTTVVALLPVAGLLFIGGGVLGAGMLNDISLSLFVGLAAGAYSSIFIATPLVADLKEREPQIKALRKRVLAKRSAAAAKGESLEAPVAAQVYDDEEPEDATPAVVGPRGQRAQPSARGRGRGRPSGKRR
- a CDS encoding adenine phosphoribosyltransferase gives rise to the protein MTGIQELLLSRIRDVPDYPEPGVMFKDITPLLADPAAFTALTDALAELSVRSGATKIVGLEARGFILGAPVAVRAGLGFIPVRKAGKLPGATLGQAYDLEYGSAEIEVHAEDLSASDRVMVIDDVLATGGTAEASLRLIRRAGAEVAGVAVLMELGFLGGRARLETALDGAPLEALLTI
- the yajC gene encoding preprotein translocase subunit YajC — protein: MSLVTLLPFIVLIGAMFLMTRSAKKKQNAAAQMRNDMQPGSGVRTIGGMYATVKEVNEDTVLLDAGPGVDLLFAKNAIGAVLSDDEYNRLVHGIEHDLKDDESVVPDDASSLTETDEPADASDDKPIDLGKKDTDDESDVAEPKKADGADLKKSDGESDAK